From Bacillus basilensis, a single genomic window includes:
- a CDS encoding MFS transporter — protein sequence MKNLLKNWKYPLLLLFGVGIANLGAWIYLIALNVLVYHMGGSALAVATLYVIKPLAALFTNAWSGSMIDRLNKRKLMIHLDIYRAVFIAILPLLPSLWMVYVFVFFISMASAIYEPTAMTYMTKLIPVEKRQRFNSLRSLIGSGASVIGPSIAGALLIANTSEFAIYMNAIAFLLSGVITLLLPNLDKKPDIHTSNDRLSLAVLKKDWNIVLNFSKKSLYIVFVYFLFQGMMVLVAANDSLELSFAKEVLLLTDSEYGFLVSIAGAGFILGAITNTILSKKLTPSFLIGIGSLFIAIGYIIYAFSNEFLMAAIGFFLLSFSMAYANTGFNTFYQNNVPVHIMGRIGSIYGLFIAGITILITILFGVATQFISIQLVVIVGSLVMLLITIILCVFTLLPSHSKAYSSESIHSK from the coding sequence ATGAAAAACTTACTTAAAAATTGGAAATATCCTTTATTACTACTGTTCGGAGTTGGTATTGCGAATTTAGGGGCATGGATTTACTTAATAGCACTGAATGTACTTGTCTATCATATGGGTGGCTCAGCCTTAGCAGTTGCTACTTTATATGTAATTAAACCATTAGCCGCTTTATTTACAAACGCTTGGTCAGGAAGTATGATTGATCGTTTAAATAAACGGAAGTTAATGATTCACCTCGATATATATCGCGCGGTATTTATCGCTATTTTACCTTTACTTCCATCACTTTGGATGGTTTATGTGTTCGTATTCTTTATAAGTATGGCCAGTGCGATTTATGAACCAACTGCTATGACATATATGACTAAATTAATTCCAGTTGAGAAAAGACAACGTTTCAACTCATTGCGTAGTTTAATAGGATCTGGTGCTTCTGTAATTGGTCCATCGATAGCGGGAGCATTGTTAATAGCAAATACATCAGAGTTTGCTATATATATGAATGCTATAGCATTCCTCTTATCCGGAGTAATTACATTGCTGCTACCTAATCTTGATAAAAAACCTGATATTCATACATCAAATGACAGGTTATCTTTAGCTGTACTAAAAAAAGATTGGAACATCGTTTTAAATTTTAGTAAAAAATCTTTGTATATCGTTTTTGTGTACTTCCTATTCCAAGGGATGATGGTGTTAGTTGCCGCAAATGATTCACTTGAATTGTCATTTGCAAAAGAAGTTTTATTGTTAACAGATAGTGAATATGGCTTTTTAGTTAGTATCGCTGGAGCCGGCTTTATTTTAGGAGCAATAACAAATACAATTTTATCAAAAAAATTAACACCTTCATTTTTAATTGGAATAGGATCATTATTCATCGCAATCGGTTATATAATTTATGCTTTTTCAAATGAGTTTTTAATGGCTGCAATTGGATTCTTTCTTTTATCTTTTTCTATGGCGTATGCAAATACAGGGTTTAACACTTTTTATCAAAATAATGTCCCTGTCCATATAATGGGACGGATTGGGAGCATATATGGCTTATTTATTGCAGGTATCACCATTTTAATTACGATTTTGTTTGGAGTTGCAACCCAATTTATTTCTATACAACTCGTAGTTATTGTAGGATCATTGGTAATGCTACTTATTACTATCATATTGTGTGTGTTTACTTTATTGCCTTCACATTCTAAGGCGTATTCTTCTGAGTCAATACATTCGAAATAG
- a CDS encoding serine hydrolase yields the protein MKTKDQIDNIVKEIHRHIDFSGVILVKEEKSLVYEEAFGYANRNECINNTLQTRFGIASGCKIFTAIGICQLVERGIITFHTKLKDCLSIEFPNFNEDITIHHLLMHSSGIPDYFDESILDNFEDLWKETPMYLLKSLKDFLPLFQNRDMMFAPGSKFHYNNAGFIILGLIIEEQTELTFTEYIEKNIFKPIDMNDSGYFSLDRLPRHTAIGYIQDEISQTWRTNAYSIPIKGGSDGGAFITAPDMLKFWEALFNYEIISREYTKILLTPHIQVNKNQSYGYGVWIETRENKVFKYHVMGYDPGVSFRSAVYPDLGITLVIPSNKGAGPEKLMKEIEGAF from the coding sequence ATGAAAACAAAAGATCAAATAGACAACATTGTAAAAGAAATACATCGGCATATAGATTTTTCAGGGGTAATTTTAGTGAAAGAGGAAAAAAGCTTAGTCTATGAAGAGGCGTTTGGTTATGCAAATCGAAATGAATGTATAAACAATACACTACAAACTAGATTCGGAATTGCCTCGGGATGTAAAATCTTCACAGCAATTGGAATCTGTCAACTTGTTGAAAGGGGTATAATTACTTTTCATACAAAGTTAAAAGATTGTTTAAGTATTGAATTCCCAAATTTCAATGAAGATATTACAATACATCACCTTCTGATGCATAGTTCGGGTATTCCAGATTATTTTGATGAAAGTATTTTGGATAACTTTGAGGATCTTTGGAAAGAAACTCCTATGTATCTATTAAAAAGTTTAAAAGACTTTTTACCATTATTTCAAAACAGAGATATGATGTTTGCACCAGGAAGTAAGTTTCACTACAATAATGCAGGGTTTATCATACTTGGATTAATAATCGAAGAACAGACAGAACTTACATTTACGGAGTATATAGAAAAAAACATATTTAAACCAATCGATATGAATGATTCTGGCTATTTTTCTTTAGATAGATTACCAAGACACACAGCAATTGGATATATACAAGATGAAATTAGCCAGACATGGAGAACAAATGCTTACTCTATTCCGATAAAAGGTGGTTCTGATGGTGGAGCCTTTATTACTGCGCCAGACATGCTGAAGTTCTGGGAAGCGTTATTTAACTATGAAATCATAAGCCGAGAATATACAAAAATACTTTTAACTCCTCACATTCAAGTAAATAAGAATCAGTCTTACGGCTATGGAGTATGGATTGAAACAAGAGAAAACAAGGTATTTAAATATCATGTAATGGGATATGATCCAGGCGTCAGTTTTCGCTCAGCCGTATATCCAGACTTAGGAATTACATTAGTTATTCCGTCAAATAAAGGGGCGGGACCCGAAAAATTAATGAAAGAAATAGAAGGAGCTTTTTAA
- a CDS encoding DUF3189 family protein, translating to MIFIYTDFGGTHSTALAAAYHLNKLPTDRKLTKEEILNVEYFNKLKTEDMGKIIFHGIDENGNPVYTIGCGASKVVVPAMKHLGEILQKHYQSHEKIILSNTSPTVPLPMTFGGLFSRRFHIDFIGVPLLVWGAKLSCDNVQRLVSYTKEAGRLTNDYVVILDNETFK from the coding sequence ATGATATTCATTTACACAGATTTCGGCGGAACACATTCAACTGCACTCGCTGCAGCTTATCATTTAAATAAATTACCAACGGATCGCAAGCTAACAAAAGAAGAAATATTAAATGTAGAATACTTTAATAAATTGAAAACTGAAGATATGGGGAAAATTATTTTTCATGGAATAGATGAAAATGGTAACCCGGTTTATACAATTGGATGCGGCGCATCAAAAGTCGTTGTACCTGCGATGAAGCATTTAGGAGAAATTCTGCAAAAGCATTATCAAAGTCATGAAAAGATTATTCTTTCTAATACATCACCAACAGTGCCTTTACCAATGACTTTTGGCGGTCTGTTTTCTAGAAGATTTCATATTGACTTTATTGGTGTACCACTACTTGTATGGGGAGCAAAACTTAGTTGTGATAATGTACAAAGACTTGTTAGTTATACGAAAGAAGCCGGACGATTAACAAATGATTATGTTGTGATTTTAGATAATGAAACTTTTAAATAA
- a CDS encoding GrpB family protein, producing the protein MEQQIVIKPYEKEWHEEYLIEKEKFISLFGGECIAIEHIGSTSVQGLGAKPLIDMMIGVTDLQIIEKWIGDLLKIGYEYVPKESTNWRFFRKGKWRAGTHHLHVYIYNSDEWKNNLLFRDFLTKHEWARNEYGELKEKLAATYPFDRASYTSAKAPFIQKILELAKTQKI; encoded by the coding sequence ATGGAACAACAAATCGTTATTAAACCATATGAAAAAGAGTGGCATGAAGAGTATTTAATAGAAAAGGAGAAATTTATTTCTTTATTTGGAGGAGAATGTATTGCTATTGAACACATAGGGAGCACATCCGTACAAGGATTAGGAGCGAAACCCCTAATTGATATGATGATTGGTGTAACGGATTTGCAAATTATCGAAAAATGGATTGGTGATCTATTAAAAATTGGATATGAGTATGTACCAAAGGAATCAACTAATTGGCGCTTTTTTAGAAAGGGAAAATGGAGAGCGGGTACCCATCATTTGCACGTTTATATTTATAATAGTGACGAATGGAAAAATAATCTTTTATTTCGAGACTTTCTAACAAAACATGAATGGGCACGTAATGAATATGGAGAATTAAAAGAGAAACTTGCAGCTACATATCCTTTTGATCGAGCTTCATATACAAGTGCAAAAGCGCCGTTTATTCAAAAGATATTAGAATTGGCCAAAACTCAAAAAATTTAA
- a CDS encoding penicillin-binding protein translates to MHKLQTNKGARYFMVAFIILFLTMILRIFYIQAVGVVHNVNVKDLATEQHNKNGVLEANRGTIYDQTGKVLVQDSTTYRVVVNLKGTDKVKNKDETAGQLADALEIDKEDVLKNFHEGRTQVEIGKVGRNLSREKKEQIKKLKIPGVSFMSEKARVYPNEDFASYILGFARPDDKGNTEGKFGLEKSLDKYLRSTNGKIEYVGARRGIPLTNDIGKIEPAKNGNNVYLTLDKQINSFLEESMNKAQEHYDPSMLVGIIADPKTGKVLAMSSKPSFNPNKGDIEYFLNDPIANAYEPGSTMKIFTLAAAINEGVYNGKEYFQSGKYSVGSSDIKDHNGGFGWGSITFDEGFERSSNVAFSILEDQLLKPDKFKQYMNKFGFNQKTGIDLPGESKNTLLLSTQIQQVTTSFGQGSTVTPIQLIQAATAIANDGKMMQPYIVDKVVNPTNKQVIMENQPKEIGNPIKKETANKVRDLMERVITSSKGTGTMYKVDGYPIGGKTGTAQIPNPENGRYMEGKENYIFSFLGMAPIDDPELIVYLAIKQPKLKGDEYGAQPLAEIFKPVIKNSLEYLKVKPFTEQQMTDATKRSQLKVQNYVNQSIDAVENSVKKEKLQPIILGEEKIKKQYPQSGEVMSEGDRIFLLGSNPKMPNLKGWSMRDVMYFSKLLKLDLKTSGTGYVTSQSIEKGQDIQEGDILELELEPPLQPLAEANTN, encoded by the coding sequence ATGCATAAACTTCAAACGAATAAAGGCGCGCGGTATTTTATGGTTGCTTTTATTATTTTGTTTCTTACTATGATTTTGCGTATATTTTATATTCAAGCAGTAGGGGTCGTGCATAATGTAAACGTCAAGGATCTTGCAACTGAACAACATAATAAAAATGGTGTTTTGGAAGCAAATCGTGGCACAATATATGACCAAACTGGAAAGGTACTAGTCCAAGATTCCACAACGTATCGTGTTGTTGTGAATTTAAAAGGAACAGATAAAGTGAAAAATAAAGATGAAACCGCAGGGCAATTAGCTGATGCGCTTGAAATTGATAAAGAAGATGTGTTAAAAAATTTTCATGAGGGGCGTACGCAAGTTGAAATTGGAAAAGTTGGTCGGAATTTATCTAGAGAAAAGAAAGAACAAATTAAAAAATTAAAAATCCCGGGTGTATCTTTTATGTCAGAGAAAGCAAGAGTGTATCCGAATGAAGATTTTGCATCTTATATACTTGGTTTTGCTAGACCAGACGATAAAGGAAATACAGAAGGGAAATTTGGACTTGAAAAAAGTTTGGATAAATATTTGCGCTCGACAAATGGGAAAATAGAATATGTAGGAGCACGAAGAGGTATCCCGCTTACAAATGATATAGGGAAAATAGAACCCGCTAAAAATGGAAATAACGTTTACCTTACGCTTGATAAACAAATTAATAGTTTTTTAGAAGAATCGATGAATAAGGCACAAGAGCACTATGATCCTTCCATGTTAGTAGGAATCATAGCTGATCCAAAGACAGGGAAAGTTTTAGCAATGTCTAGTAAACCTAGTTTTAATCCTAATAAAGGCGATATTGAATACTTTTTAAATGATCCAATCGCAAATGCATATGAACCAGGTTCAACAATGAAAATATTTACGTTAGCTGCTGCAATTAATGAAGGTGTATACAACGGGAAAGAATATTTTCAATCCGGAAAATATTCCGTTGGTTCATCGGATATAAAAGATCATAATGGTGGATTTGGATGGGGATCTATTACATTTGATGAAGGCTTTGAAAGATCATCAAACGTAGCTTTTTCTATTTTAGAAGATCAGTTATTAAAACCCGATAAATTTAAGCAATATATGAATAAATTTGGATTTAACCAAAAAACCGGAATAGATTTACCTGGTGAAAGTAAAAATACTTTATTATTAAGTACACAAATTCAACAAGTCACAACTTCTTTTGGACAAGGTTCTACAGTAACTCCTATTCAATTAATCCAAGCTGCTACTGCTATAGCAAATGACGGGAAAATGATGCAACCATATATCGTTGACAAAGTTGTAAATCCAACAAACAAACAAGTTATTATGGAAAATCAACCGAAAGAAATTGGGAATCCGATAAAAAAAGAGACAGCGAACAAGGTAAGAGACTTAATGGAACGTGTTATTACGTCTTCAAAAGGGACTGGTACAATGTATAAAGTGGATGGTTATCCAATTGGAGGTAAGACAGGAACAGCGCAAATTCCGAATCCTGAAAATGGACGATATATGGAAGGGAAAGAAAATTATATTTTTTCATTTTTAGGTATGGCTCCGATTGATGACCCAGAGTTAATTGTATACTTAGCTATTAAGCAGCCAAAGTTAAAGGGAGACGAGTATGGAGCTCAGCCGCTTGCTGAAATATTTAAACCAGTTATCAAAAATAGCCTTGAATATTTAAAAGTGAAACCATTTACAGAACAACAAATGACAGATGCAACGAAACGATCTCAATTAAAAGTACAAAATTATGTCAACCAATCAATAGATGCAGTAGAGAATAGTGTAAAAAAAGAGAAACTCCAGCCGATAATTTTAGGAGAAGAAAAAATCAAAAAACAATATCCGCAGTCTGGTGAAGTAATGAGTGAAGGGGATCGTATATTTTTATTAGGAAGCAACCCCAAAATGCCAAATTTAAAAGGTTGGTCCATGCGTGATGTTATGTATTTCTCTAAACTATTAAAATTAGATTTAAAAACTTCAGGGACAGGCTATGTAACGAGTCAAAGCATTGAAAAGGGACAAGATATACAAGAAGGCGATATATTAGAACTAGAATTAGAACCACCATTACAACCGTTAGCAGAGGCGAATACAAATTAA
- a CDS encoding undecaprenyl-diphosphatase yields the protein MNYTVFQWINNLAGTSALLDKVMIAITNSAAYVAILFMFILWFHNGKKESAIRKQYTVLYTTLSVIIALLVNVFIHVVYYHPRPFVSYDVNQLVPHAENSSFVSDHSVLVLSIAFIFILRGEKLRYIALLWAVLVCISRLYVGVHFPLDVMGAAVITIITSSLLLQKKRIFEPIAKLVFKVYALVAKRIPFLEKYNHVA from the coding sequence GTGAATTACACAGTATTTCAATGGATAAACAATTTAGCAGGTACATCTGCGCTCTTAGATAAGGTAATGATTGCTATTACAAATAGCGCTGCATATGTGGCTATTCTATTCATGTTTATCTTATGGTTTCATAACGGAAAGAAAGAGAGTGCGATAAGAAAACAATATACAGTGTTGTATACGACACTTTCAGTAATAATTGCATTACTAGTAAATGTTTTTATTCATGTAGTATATTATCATCCACGTCCTTTTGTATCATATGATGTGAATCAATTAGTACCACATGCAGAAAACTCATCCTTTGTTAGTGATCATTCTGTACTTGTATTATCGATTGCATTTATTTTTATTCTTAGAGGAGAAAAGTTAAGATATATTGCACTTTTATGGGCGGTTTTAGTTTGTATATCACGTTTGTATGTAGGTGTTCATTTCCCTTTAGATGTAATGGGTGCAGCTGTAATAACGATTATAACAAGCAGTTTATTGTTGCAGAAAAAACGTATATTTGAACCAATTGCAAAACTTGTTTTCAAGGTGTATGCACTCGTAGCGAAACGAATTCCTTTTTTAGAGAAATATAACCATGTAGCTTAA
- a CDS encoding protein kinase: MEAKPVEIQLNQITFQLKEHHNFDWLLKLGTVFAVFDQQDSGNISFGVEKNGHKKFIKYAGAQTIAYEGTMNDAIERLRNSVSLYEELKHDSLIKLIEHFPVQSGYVLIFDWFDGECLHSHWSFPPPEKYNNPKSPFYKFKHLSVMERIQSLNSIFSFHTYVERKNYVAIDFYDGSILYDFHTNETKICDIDLYSKKPYVNKMGRLWGSSRFMSPEEFELNAMIDAKTNVFNMGAMAFTILGGGKDRSFTKWEASMDLYEIAYRAVNENRTERYASVEELYEEWVNVANTKKI; encoded by the coding sequence ATGGAAGCTAAACCAGTTGAAATTCAGTTGAATCAAATAACATTCCAATTAAAAGAACATCATAATTTTGATTGGCTATTGAAATTAGGAACCGTATTTGCAGTTTTTGACCAGCAAGATTCAGGTAATATAAGTTTTGGTGTAGAAAAAAATGGGCATAAGAAATTCATTAAATACGCAGGGGCACAAACAATTGCATACGAAGGAACAATGAACGACGCTATTGAACGGTTAAGAAATTCAGTTTCCCTATACGAGGAATTAAAACATGACTCGCTTATAAAACTAATTGAACATTTTCCAGTTCAATCTGGATATGTATTGATTTTCGATTGGTTTGATGGTGAATGTCTTCATTCGCATTGGAGTTTCCCGCCTCCTGAGAAATATAATAATCCAAAGTCCCCATTTTATAAATTTAAGCATTTATCTGTTATGGAACGAATTCAATCCTTAAATTCCATTTTTTCTTTCCATACGTATGTCGAAAGGAAAAACTATGTAGCAATAGATTTTTATGACGGTAGTATTTTATATGATTTTCATACAAATGAGACGAAAATTTGTGATATTGATTTATATTCTAAAAAACCATACGTAAATAAAATGGGAAGATTATGGGGTTCCTCGCGTTTTATGTCTCCTGAAGAATTTGAGCTAAACGCTATGATTGATGCGAAAACAAATGTATTTAATATGGGTGCAATGGCTTTCACAATTTTAGGGGGTGGAAAAGATCGCTCCTTTACAAAATGGGAAGCAAGTATGGATTTATATGAAATAGCGTATCGCGCTGTAAATGAAAACCGAACTGAACGATATGCATCAGTTGAAGAATTATATGAAGAATGGGTAAACGTGGCAAATACTAAAAAAATATAA
- a CDS encoding DJ-1/PfpI family protein: protein MKIAIVCFDNFTDIDVFLPWDLLNRVRLVGGISDWNVQLLGTEKTHISMSGLRIPMTGSLSDIPSADAVIFASGKGVQDLYKNQEYLHSIHVNPQRQLIGSMCSGSLLLGAKKLLTGKKATTYPSAVEQLKEFGVDVIEKSFVNEGNISTAAGCFAAQELSAWIIRTLINQEMVDIVLETVQPVGKGLYF, encoded by the coding sequence ATGAAAATTGCAATAGTCTGTTTCGATAACTTTACTGATATAGATGTTTTTCTACCATGGGATTTATTAAATCGTGTACGTTTAGTTGGCGGTATTTCTGATTGGAATGTCCAACTATTAGGAACGGAAAAAACTCATATTTCCATGTCTGGTTTGCGTATTCCGATGACAGGAAGCCTATCTGATATTCCATCTGCTGACGCTGTAATATTTGCAAGTGGTAAGGGTGTACAAGATTTATATAAGAATCAAGAATATCTTCATAGCATTCATGTAAATCCTCAAAGACAATTAATAGGATCTATGTGTTCTGGTTCACTACTATTAGGAGCTAAAAAATTGTTAACTGGCAAAAAAGCAACTACATATCCATCCGCAGTAGAACAACTTAAAGAATTTGGTGTAGACGTTATTGAAAAAAGTTTCGTAAATGAAGGAAATATTTCAACTGCTGCGGGTTGTTTTGCTGCTCAAGAACTCTCAGCTTGGATTATAAGAACCCTAATTAATCAAGAAATGGTTGATATTGTACTAGAAACTGTTCAACCAGTAGGCAAAGGGTTATATTTTTAA
- a CDS encoding DUF3994 domain-containing protein: MKVKKLVTLAVPFMLLVGCGSEKTDAKPKEKVESKAETKEKLSKDKYPDRITAISTEFLQKVTEMSETAKDRTTSDNEVSKKILAQVKDIQKIIKKFDTIEPPVEYRDAHKDILKAVDCYKEAYSIQEEILTSDKKADEKELKDKAVKSKDLLKKGSELWVSGYKPIQDAIVGKTNEIKDNSDSKTDSLSTSDTSTLSNKDVQLSISGKELVGEWGSYEGSEFIKAVEFLEDGTYIAYDDKGKTPYEQNHMEGSWFYTQEKNQVSLTAKEVVKNGKKIDTSQLKVAVDYKVDSFKDDSFKMTDAKGNSLQAEKRK; encoded by the coding sequence ATGAAAGTAAAGAAACTAGTTACGCTTGCAGTACCATTTATGCTATTAGTAGGTTGTGGATCTGAGAAAACAGATGCAAAGCCGAAAGAAAAAGTGGAATCAAAAGCAGAAACAAAAGAGAAGTTATCGAAAGACAAGTATCCTGATCGAATAACAGCTATATCTACCGAATTCTTGCAGAAAGTCACTGAAATGTCTGAAACAGCAAAGGATAGAACAACCAGTGATAATGAAGTATCTAAGAAAATATTAGCACAAGTAAAGGATATACAGAAAATCATTAAGAAGTTTGATACTATTGAACCGCCAGTAGAGTATCGAGATGCCCATAAAGACATATTAAAAGCAGTAGATTGTTATAAAGAAGCATATTCGATTCAAGAAGAAATATTAACATCAGACAAGAAAGCAGACGAGAAAGAACTTAAGGATAAAGCAGTAAAGTCAAAAGACTTACTAAAAAAAGGTTCTGAACTTTGGGTATCTGGTTACAAGCCAATTCAAGATGCGATAGTAGGTAAAACGAATGAAATTAAGGATAACTCTGACTCTAAAACTGATAGTCTTTCAACTTCTGATACTTCTACTCTTAGTAATAAAGATGTGCAACTATCAATAAGTGGTAAAGAGTTAGTAGGGGAATGGGGCAGCTATGAAGGTTCTGAATTCATCAAAGCAGTTGAGTTTCTTGAGGATGGTACATATATCGCTTATGATGACAAAGGTAAAACACCCTATGAGCAAAACCATATGGAAGGAAGCTGGTTCTACACTCAAGAAAAAAACCAAGTATCTTTAACGGCGAAAGAAGTTGTAAAAAACGGGAAGAAGATTGATACAAGCCAGTTAAAAGTAGCAGTAGACTACAAGGTTGATTCCTTTAAAGACGATTCGTTCAAGATGACAGACGCAAAGGGAAACAGTCTACAAGCAGAAAAACGTAAGTAA
- a CDS encoding DegV family protein codes for MKRVAWITDSTTASFTTEGDNFVIPIEVIIDGVSYKDCEEGVRERVYNALDEGKTVTTSQPNIGEMVDLFSKCKEEYEEGFAVAISGKVSGTYQNMKLAAEMAGFPLTVLDSETTSYPMDELIRKAKSLYNDGMTLQDIHKTLVDEKRRPFHVFPKSLKGLYASGRVKGVQFLLGSLLSVNLILEVKGGELLLEKKVRKIQKCREYIKNELEKELPRVLHMFHANDKDGAEEWITDIKKSFPEMDFKLYPLPISFAVHAGEGTIAISY; via the coding sequence ATGAAGCGTGTTGCTTGGATTACTGATAGTACAACTGCGAGTTTTACAACAGAAGGAGATAACTTTGTTATCCCAATTGAAGTTATTATTGATGGTGTGTCGTACAAAGATTGTGAAGAAGGTGTGCGTGAGCGCGTTTATAATGCTTTGGACGAAGGTAAAACTGTCACTACATCACAGCCTAACATAGGGGAAATGGTAGATTTATTTTCGAAGTGCAAAGAAGAATATGAAGAGGGATTTGCAGTTGCTATTAGCGGAAAAGTAAGTGGAACCTATCAAAATATGAAATTAGCTGCAGAAATGGCAGGTTTCCCATTAACGGTATTAGATAGTGAAACAACAAGCTATCCAATGGATGAACTAATTAGAAAAGCGAAATCGTTATACAATGATGGTATGACTTTACAAGATATACACAAAACATTAGTAGATGAAAAAAGAAGACCTTTCCACGTATTCCCGAAAAGTTTAAAAGGCCTTTATGCAAGTGGACGTGTAAAGGGAGTTCAATTTTTACTTGGAAGTTTATTAAGTGTCAACTTAATATTAGAAGTAAAAGGTGGAGAACTTTTACTTGAAAAGAAAGTTCGCAAAATCCAAAAATGTCGAGAATACATTAAAAATGAACTTGAAAAAGAGTTACCAAGAGTACTTCATATGTTCCATGCTAACGATAAAGATGGAGCTGAAGAATGGATTACAGATATTAAAAAATCATTCCCAGAAATGGATTTTAAACTGTATCCATTACCAATTTCATTTGCGGTTCATGCAGGTGAAGGTACAATAGCAATTAGTTATTAA
- a CDS encoding zinc-binding dehydrogenase: MKAIVHQYKKGAEGLEYKFLSETNPNAGEVKIKLKAAGLNHRDLFIINNRKEMDLPLVIGSDGSGIVTEVGEGISKNLLNNEVIINPSIGWENIAEVPELPEVLGGPRDGTFAEYVIVPAENVVAKPSYLTWEESGVLSLSALTAFRALFTKGRLKCGEHVLIPGIGGGVATFAMLFAKAIGAKVSVTSRIENKRKFAEKYGADFSFNSSGNWEEILQGEKVDLIIDSIGPATFLKYFDVLKPNGRIVNFGASSGDKIELPLRALFYNQIDIMGTSMGSRVEFNEMIKFIEKYKIKPIMDKVYSLEEAIQALSRMEQGEQFGNIALRME, translated from the coding sequence ATGAAAGCAATTGTACATCAATATAAAAAAGGTGCAGAGGGATTAGAATATAAATTTTTATCTGAAACAAATCCTAATGCTGGTGAAGTAAAAATAAAGTTAAAAGCTGCAGGATTAAATCATAGGGATTTATTTATTATAAACAATAGAAAAGAAATGGATCTGCCGTTAGTAATAGGGTCAGATGGTTCAGGAATTGTTACAGAAGTCGGAGAAGGTATTTCAAAAAATTTATTAAATAACGAGGTTATTATAAATCCTAGCATTGGATGGGAAAATATTGCCGAAGTACCAGAGTTACCAGAGGTGCTAGGTGGACCGAGAGATGGGACGTTTGCTGAATATGTGATTGTGCCAGCTGAAAATGTAGTAGCAAAACCGTCATATCTTACTTGGGAAGAGTCTGGCGTATTATCTTTATCGGCGTTAACTGCATTTAGAGCACTTTTTACAAAGGGTAGATTGAAATGTGGAGAACATGTTTTAATTCCGGGAATAGGCGGCGGTGTAGCGACATTTGCCATGTTATTTGCGAAAGCAATTGGCGCAAAAGTAAGTGTTACTTCAAGGATTGAGAACAAAAGAAAGTTTGCAGAAAAATATGGCGCAGACTTTTCTTTTAATAGTTCTGGAAATTGGGAAGAGATTTTACAAGGAGAGAAAGTAGATTTAATAATCGATAGTATAGGTCCAGCAACATTCTTGAAATATTTTGATGTATTGAAACCAAATGGAAGAATTGTTAATTTTGGTGCAAGTTCAGGAGATAAAATAGAATTGCCTTTAAGAGCGTTATTTTATAATCAAATTGATATTATGGGAACATCTATGGGTAGCCGTGTGGAATTTAATGAAATGATTAAGTTTATAGAGAAATATAAGATTAAACCAATTATGGATAAAGTTTATTCGTTAGAAGAAGCAATTCAAGCGTTGAGCCGTATGGAACAGGGAGAACAGTTCGGTAATATCGCCCTACGTATGGAATAA